The following are from one region of the Chromobacterium phragmitis genome:
- a CDS encoding FAD/NAD(P)-dependent oxidoreductase has translation MNAKPVIVGGGPAGMSAAMELARHGVECVLLDEASRVGGVVYRGPLREGVVLDYLGERYRDNMQALHREFEQHRARVDIRLNTRIVGGSDNELFALSQDDQVAPIPYSQLLLAAGCHERSVPFPGWTTPGVIMLGGLQLQIKSGVVKPLGRTVLVGTGPLLPLVACQLHRAGAEVAGVYEASAFGRLAKEAIALLNQPQLFLDGLSMVAYLKRHGIPLHYGWGVVEAHGEAELSEVTVAPYDADWNADLTRTRRFPAQTLAVGYGFIPRTQLTQQMGLEHHYADDGFLKPASDDWQRSSRDNIHLAGDIGGLRGGEAAMISGRIAALSMLLQLGKLDERQALSQRQRLLDELASILRFRKGIDSFTRRGRGQLALPARDTVICRCEHATRQDIDTALEQGVNDLISLKMRTRVSMGDCQGKMCVGYCSDRLREHTGKRDVGWIRPRFPLDPLPFSAFSAIDAQQTEEEI, from the coding sequence ATGAACGCCAAGCCCGTGATCGTAGGCGGCGGCCCAGCCGGCATGTCGGCCGCCATGGAGCTCGCCCGCCACGGCGTGGAATGCGTGCTGCTGGACGAAGCCTCCCGCGTCGGCGGCGTGGTATACCGCGGTCCGCTGCGCGAAGGCGTGGTGCTCGACTACCTGGGCGAACGCTACCGCGACAATATGCAGGCGCTGCATCGCGAATTCGAGCAGCACCGCGCCCGCGTCGACATCCGTCTGAACACTCGCATCGTAGGAGGCAGCGACAACGAGTTGTTCGCGCTGTCGCAGGATGACCAGGTCGCGCCCATCCCCTACTCCCAGCTGTTGCTGGCGGCCGGCTGCCATGAGCGCAGCGTGCCCTTTCCGGGCTGGACCACGCCAGGCGTGATCATGCTGGGCGGCCTGCAACTGCAGATCAAGAGCGGCGTGGTCAAGCCGCTGGGCCGCACCGTGCTGGTGGGAACCGGGCCGCTGTTGCCGCTGGTCGCTTGCCAGCTGCACCGCGCCGGCGCCGAGGTGGCGGGCGTCTACGAGGCCAGCGCTTTCGGCCGTCTGGCCAAGGAGGCCATCGCCCTGCTCAACCAGCCGCAGCTGTTCCTGGATGGCCTGAGCATGGTCGCCTACCTGAAGCGCCACGGCATTCCCTTGCACTACGGCTGGGGCGTGGTCGAGGCGCACGGCGAGGCGGAATTGAGCGAGGTGACCGTGGCGCCTTACGACGCCGACTGGAACGCCGACCTGACGCGGACCCGCCGCTTCCCGGCGCAGACGCTGGCCGTCGGCTACGGCTTCATCCCCCGCACCCAGCTGACCCAACAGATGGGCCTGGAGCACCATTACGCCGACGACGGCTTCCTGAAGCCGGCCAGCGACGACTGGCAGCGCAGCAGCCGCGACAACATCCACTTGGCCGGCGACATCGGCGGCCTGCGCGGCGGGGAAGCGGCAATGATCAGCGGCCGCATCGCCGCGCTGTCCATGCTGCTGCAACTGGGCAAGCTGGACGAACGGCAAGCCTTGAGCCAGCGCCAGCGCCTGCTGGACGAGTTGGCCTCCATCCTGCGCTTCCGCAAGGGCATCGACAGTTTCACCCGCCGCGGCCGCGGCCAACTGGCGCTGCCGGCGCGCGACACCGTGATCTGCCGCTGCGAGCACGCCACGCGCCAGGACATCGACACCGCGCTGGAACAGGGCGTCAACGACCTGATCAGCCTGAAAATGCGCACCCGCGTCAGCATGGGCGACTGCCAGGGCAAGATGTGCGTCGGCTATTGCAGCGACCGCCTGCGCGAGCATACCGGCAAGCGCGACGTGGGCTGGATACGCCCGCGTTTCCCGCTGGACCCGCTGCCGTTCTCGGCCTTCTCCGCCATCGACGCCCAACAGACTGAAGAAGAGATTTGA
- the hcnA gene encoding cyanide-forming glycine dehydrogenase subunit HcnA, which produces MSLHRSHDIQTLQGPTLTIHINDQPVAAASGETVLSVLSAVGLRQVSRNDSKQVAGSYCGMGVCHCCLVKIDGRHKRRACQTVVRPGMKVETASNRIDSEGLR; this is translated from the coding sequence ATGTCCTTACATCGCAGTCACGACATCCAGACATTGCAGGGGCCGACCCTGACCATACACATCAACGACCAACCGGTTGCCGCCGCCAGCGGCGAAACCGTGCTCAGCGTGCTCAGCGCCGTCGGCCTGCGCCAGGTGAGCCGCAATGACAGCAAGCAGGTCGCCGGCTCCTATTGCGGCATGGGCGTATGCCACTGCTGCCTGGTCAAGATAGACGGCCGCCACAAACGCCGCGCCTGCCAGACCGTGGTCCGCCCCGGCATGAAGGTGGAAACCGCCAGCAACCGCATCGACTCGGAGGGCCTGCGATGA